In Erigeron canadensis isolate Cc75 chromosome 8, C_canadensis_v1, whole genome shotgun sequence, the DNA window TAATTTTAGATCCTACGGTTACCAAATTTaatggatttttatttttaaaattttgtcaaaaaGGGCATAGTTGGAAATGGAAAAAACGGTTTATGTTCGTTCATacttcaaccaattaaaatcattaTATCTTTTCCTTTTAATATCTACAAAACAATTCAATACATGGCAGACTCTATACTATAAATTGTAGATCTTTAGtaatattattatagtttatcatttattaatttCTGTCAAAGTCGTTTGATGCACATGGACATATGACACCctcttttaagtttttgtattttgtttagtgTGGTGCATCCATTGGAAAAAAGTGCATCcatcaaaaaaaaattgcatcCATCGAAAATATGTGAATTGCATCcttattttttttgctttacTCTTTAATTAATCAGCATCCAATTAGTATCTGTGCCATTTATACATCCTTTTGTTTTTGTAGATTTGTGTATTCTAAATTGTTTGAAAGACATATTTTTTTTGCATCCgtattagttaattaatgtCAAACGAAATATGCATCCAAGTTAAAATTGAAGAGGAGGGATGATAGTTTCTTTCTTACGTACAAGGAATTAAAATAGGTACTTTGTTACATTTTcaatttaatagaaaaataaaagtttaataaaaaatctATCCAAGTTAAATTTCCTCTTTTGCTCCCTGTtcttaccgttcttattttaatcttGTTCTCACCAGatagttaccatatatatatatatatatatatattagattttttttaatatatataggtgtatatatgtatgtttttcaagtatatatacatacatatatatatgtttaaatatagtaagtatatatatatactagttataAAGGTTCGTTTgtaatctttataaaaatttaagcaTTGAATTTTTCATACTATTTacgtatgtgtatatatatttcagatggattttgaaagtatatggggcgaaatgggtgcggaaggttttgagcttcacttagaaaaagaagaacctgatgaagaatttgagataCTAGAGGCGGCCCCTCATTTTGACTACGACGCTAGGGTTTTCCACACAACGATCAGGTATCGTTGTTAACTTTTAGAATCACTTACTTTCCCACTTAATATAAAGAAtacttgcattaaaagaaatcactttactttttataccaaatatcattaaacaatttatattttagtactatttaatttgtgtttcattgttaaatttattgcatatttaaaatgttagatatttataagtatacaatttaatgataattttaaaaaaaactaatttaggtgtTCGATTTACACGAAGAATTGTTCAACTGGGCCAAAAGTACACCATtgcagcttggttatgtgttaatcaaatgatgaacaaattccaacttagctggtgtaaaaaataaagtgacGATGGTCTGTAATCTTTCTGGAAAAACGGATGATAGGATAAGCGGGCTCGTTAAAAAGACTCTTAAATGTTAGTGCCCCTTTAGATTAATCGACCGTTTGACTGATGCTGGTTGTAGGGTAACTGTTATAGACGACACACATAATCACTATCCAGCTGAGAATCTGGAGGGTTACGCGTACGCAAGAAGGTTGACTTAAGATGAGAGATCATTTCTGGAAGATGAATATCATCGCAGTACTACACCCCGTAAGATGTTAAAGCTActgaaagaaagatttccaggaaacttgacccgCAACGAAGACATTTACAATTTCCAAAAAGCTATGCGGAAGAAGGCGACCGAAAAACATGAgaacactccaatgcaggtttattatatcaaatttacatatctttttatttatttaatatgatAGAATATTTGAAACGACATACGTATGCCATATTGTTCAACCGACACAGGTTATGTTCAGTTTGCTTAAGgagcataattacttgtattatcatacaacaaacagtgtATCTCGTCGGTTGGAGaatctgttttttatacatcCGACATTATTTAAGTTGTGGCGTGCATTTACTTATGTTATCCAAATAAACGCCACGTACAAAACCAATTTGTACAACATGCCGTTGGCCGAGATCGTTGGTGTCACTCCAACAAACAGGACCTTTAGCATATCATATGCGTTTATCATAAGCGAACAAGAGCAGATACActtaagtagtttttttttatacgttttaagtagttttttttaatcaatttttttacataatcttggctatttagttcgatacatatatttttaacataatcttggctatttattttaatcatatttttaacaaattttaatatacgtaatttttcatttaacaatatattttaaccaaacactaaaacatctaacactaatgactaaaTATTCTAataaatcactaacaaaacaaattagtgggctcctaacaaatcactaaattatcaacaaaacaaaactaactatactaacaaacctattaaaacCCTAAAGtaaactaataatcctaacaaaactaacaaattagtgggctcctaacaaatcactaaattatcaacaaaacaaaactaactatactaacaaacctattaaaatcctaaaGTAAACTAATAaccctaacaaaactaatatgtatacaaaaactatactaacataccaatataatcaattaactatcaaaaacacatataataaaaatcaaaaagcgGAAAATACATACCAAAATTTGAGATGGCCGGAAAATTTGGGGGAGGACGACCGGAAAATCAAACGGCGGACGACCGGAATTTGGGGGAGGATAGCCGGAAAATCAAACGGCGGCCGGTAAATAGTGGGCTCCTAAAAGTCCAGATGTCGCTGCTAATACTACTTCCCTGTAAAAGGGGACCGACGGTGGTGGTtggcggtggtggctggcgggggTGATGATCCCGAAACTTCGTGGTAGCCGGATTGTTACAACAAGGGGACTGGATTGTTAAAATAGGAGGTGTTTTGGTGGTGTCGTGGTGGCCGGATTGTTAGTAGCCAGAGGTGTTTTGGTGGATGGGTTTGGTTGAAATCGTAGATGAAAATCGGATGAAAATGATGGAATGGACGGGTGGACcgctttttgcagcgaccctcgttGCAATAAGTGCATTTATAGCGGTCAAACATTTAAACGCGTGGTTAGTGGAAAGCTGACGTGTTTAGGTTTTTGCAGcaagggtcgctgcaaaaagtgggTGGTCAAAAAACTAAATAACATGGTCGTGATACGGGACGCGTACTTAATGCATTTGCCAACTACTCCCCTCATTAATTCTAAACCTCACACTTTTACCCCGTTACCAATACCTTACACTCACAGTTTATGCTATAGTAGCATAGTatgaatatgaacaaaatatgCCCATAGGAATTGCCATACCTTCAATTCTTTGATAAACTGTTGCGCGTAAGGTCTAGAAtactaagttttttttatacaattgcacaataaatttttttttttttttggttgattaGGACACCAATAAGAAATTTATGAAGCCAACTATGTATCGGGATTTCTAACATTCATCCGTAAACTTTTTTACagctaaaaaataaataagtacaAGATGCCTCATCAATGACCTCTCATAGTCGATGCAAATTCCAACTACCCTCTCCTTAAACTTAAACTATTGCATTTATCCTCATTGttgtaactatatataaagCAAGTAGATATGATGCTTATTCTTCATACCATCACTAGACTTTTCAATCACCACCAAATTCTAATATTTCAATtctcttttgacttttgactttgACTTGTATATTCTTCATCAATTAACTAATGGCAACCATAGGGAAGCTTGAGGTTGAAGTGAAAGTGAAGTCAGGTGCAGATAAATTTTGGAAAACCATCCTTGAATCCACCGACATCTTCCCTAAAGTCTGCGCTGATCTCTACAAAAGTGTTCAAATTCTTGAAGGTGATGGAAAGAGCGTTGGATCCATTCGCTTGGTTAACTTTGCCGAAGGTATATATAGATACTCTTTTTGTCCTAAAACAATCATTGATTTAAcgtttttttagaacgacaatatattaagataaaatgTCACTAACAAAGTACTAGAAAGCCCAAGACTACAGGTTATTATATGAATACGAGAGTTAAATCTAGATCCAAAACAAAACAACTAGATCATAGATACTTTTTGAGGCTTTGGACTGTGATGAtttaaaaagagtaaaaaaacGCGTACCAATTAATACTATTCAAGGGCTTTAATTTGCATAAAAGTAACaagttatttaatttaataagtacAAGCATGCAGGGTCACCAATTGTAAAATCAGcaaaagaaaagattgaagaatttgatgaaGCCAACAAGAAAGTGGCATATAGTGTGATTGATGGGGATATGATGCAATATTACAAGAGTTTCAAGGCTAGCCTTGAGGTGATTCCTGAGGAAGAAGGAAGCCTTGTGAAATGGGCTTGTGAATTTGAGAAAGCAAGTGAAGAGGTTCCTAATCCTGACATGATCAGAGACTTTGCTGCCAAGAATTTCAAGGATATTGATGATTATCTCCTTAAAGCATAGACTGCAACtactatgtgtgtgtgtgttatgaaCTTATGATCAGTTAAGCGCGATTTTGAAAACCAAGGTTATGATCAGTCGGTTCTTGTTtgcaataaattataaattgcAGAGTCATGTAATGCATTCACCAAATTAGTTGTGCTCCatctaaataatatatatgaatgaataaaTGTGTTCCTTTCcatttgtatatatacttatatatattatcttttttggtttttagtaAAGGTagaaataataagataatacaGACATACAGtaacaaataaaaagataagTCTCTgcttgggttttttttttggcagCAATAGCGCTATTTATTAATAGCAAAACTAGCAAGGGGTTAATTTAAGATATACAGATACAAGAAAGCAAAAAAATAAGTCTCTACTTCGTAATTTAAGGTTTCCGAAATTAGCTTTATCGATATTAGTGTAATAATTTACACACTCAAAGAAGAAATAAATAAGGGATAAAAGGATAAACCTatcattttaaaagaaaaacgtCAAATTTCAAATGTAAGTTACATTTTGCTAATGTGTGTATCTATCTAATGGACATTCACCACTTTTCAAATGTTATAGGATTTAAGCATTGATAAGttaacatatatgatatttataatttatctttttacttttgaatatatattacatcaaatTTACTCCTCTTAAAATTATCTCAAATATGCCTATCTGTTGGGTGTGAAGACCTTACGGGCCTGTGTTTGGCCTTAGGGCTCTTTTTAGTTGGCTGGTTAGGAAGCCCATTAGGTTTCCTTGTTCATCAAGCAAGAAACCCTAGTTGTCCTCCTATATATACCCATCAATTGTAATTCTAATTTTTATGGTTCCAAGCTTAATAAAATAACCTAGTTGCAGCCGGTGGACTAAGCCCCCCATTGGGGccgaaccacgttaaatctcgTGTGTCGTTTATCTATTTTCTGTTGTTATCTTCTTGTTAAATTGCTTTCGCTGTACTAAGGCTAATGGCAGttcctaacaagtggtatcCGAGCTAGGCTAGGGTTTTATGTGATCAGTTTTTCGattgttgctgctgctgttcGAATTGTGATCTGCCTTATTTAATTCGattgctgctgctgttgttcGAATCTGTTCTGCTGTTCACTGTCGTCTGCTTCTGGCCAGATCTGTTCCAGCTGTGCTACTAGCTGTTTGTTCGCGATTAAGGGATTGTTCTGCCTCTTTGTTCGCTGTTGAACTACTGTTATTTCAGCTGCTGTAGCGGTTGTTGTTGTTGGCTGCTTCTTCCTGTGATTagttttgggtttggtttgcAGCTGTTTTACTGTTGTTCCGTCGCCGTTTCACCACTGTAACCGCTATTGCAGCTGTCTACTGTTGTCAGCTGCCGCCAACTCTGTTAGGGTTTCTGTTTTTTGGGGTTTTGGTGTTGAGTGATCGATTGGAAGATGATAAAAGCATTGTTTTGGTGTTCTTGTTCGAGAAGGTATTGGCTACTGTTCTTGGTTACCACCGTGACATTCTTGTTCGTCACTGATTAGAGGTTGAGGTACTGTCTCTGTTCAGTTTATTGTTTGAGTTGTGTCTCCGGTTATTTTAATTCACGATTAGGGTGTGGTTTTTGCGGGTGGTTGTTACTAAGTTTGTTGCTGTGATATTACCTTGATCgattaggaaagaaaagaagataagtACCATTGTTTGAAGTTAGTCCATTGAAACAAGGTATTAGGTTGATTAGGGTTAAGCCTTTGTTCGACCAGGTATATACAGGTGTTTTGGAATGGATTGGATTTCTGTTGGATGTGGTattgtttttgaagaaaatagagcTAGCAGGTTTGGAATGCTTTGTTTTTTGAGTATTCCTATTCCGGGGTTGCTATTGGGCGATTAAATCCTCATAACAAAATAGCCAAAAAATTCTCTtaactattggatgatgacaAGTGAAAAAAATCAGATggcaaaattaggaaagagaattttAGGCTAAGAGgatttattaatcattatatatataaaaatataaatagaaatGTATTATATTCATATAGGAAAAAGTGAATGTAAGGTAGTACGACATTTATGCGAAACCTTTTACATGTATATAAAcgtattatatacatatagaaaaaAGTGAATAACAGACGTTAAATGGAGGGGTGCCTAACGAAGCAAAAAGTCACCACAaggtgaaagaaaaaaaaaaaaacaggggCAAAATTTGATAAAACAGCAAACCACAAGGCGATCTAATGAAATTTTGTTATCAATTAACCGTCCTTGTacgtatatgtttatatataaataaaagcgTGGAGACCCTAAaacaaagagaaaagaaagaaagaaagaaccCTAAATTATTACCGATGACATTAGTAAGATGTTCTTTGGCACAAGCATACCCAAAAACAAGTGCAGATGGACAAGTTTTTTTGAGTCCTGAAGATGAAGATCAGTGTGTACGTACTTATACCTCCTTATATGAAATAATTTTATCTATTGCTagtcaaaatttttattatattttttttttcatttaaaggttttgattttgatgttgatgatgagggttttttattttttaatcttaattttagcAAGCGTATCTGCGGGAAAAACAAGCGACCCGAGTAGCTCTTGAATGTAAGCTGCTTAAAGGTGCTTTTTCTTTTGCTGCTATTCATCCACCACACAAGCAACGACAGGtaactttattattttattaagtgaACAGTTTTCATTCTCTAAGCATATATAGCTATATTTATCCGTTCCTTATTATAATCCTGCCCTTTATATAATATGGATGGAtggataaatttatttatttattttattaatatttgtctCTAATTTTGTACCCTTGATGTTTTAAATTGTACATGCAGCTTGATCCACCGTCACAGGAGGTCCTTTCCAGTTTCTTAACGGAGGATGGATGCATCGACCACTCCCTCGTAGCCGCCTCCGCTGTCCATGAGCTGTCCGCTCTTGCTCTCGACAAAGATGGCCTTTTCTGGACCGACGACGGCCATCTTAACTAGCTACACTATCAACAGGCTTTCCCCCGCCCCAAAACAAAGGCGTCCACCAAGCCAGATGACCATGCAAATTCTTGGTGGACTCACGCATCCCGGGCTTTTGCTGTTGTGAAGATGGAACACACCCTCTTAGCCAAGAAACTCACCTTCAATGTTGATGTACTCGATATCTTTCTTTGtcaatttaatcatttatcCAATCTTTTAACCCTTTTGTATTTCCTCTTATTTCCCAGAGGGTCTGGGAACAGCTATTCCCGTCCATAGTGTCAAAATCTACAGGCCTTCGGTTCTTGTCCCCGGGATCATCCTCTCTTAACCCAGATGGCTCCGTGCAGCTTGTATGTCACCCGACCTGCACTCGTTGATCTGTTTTTTTGTTCGTATATACATGTGCTTCCTAATTCCTTGCTTATTTATCATGAGGTTTTTGTCTCTCAGATCCAGATACAATTACAGGCGACTACCCCCATTGTTCCTGGAAGGACCTTTGTCATCCTTAGAACTTGTAAGAAGATTGATGACTTGACTTGGGTGGTAGCCGACGTTTCAGTTGATAGTTCGCTAAACGTTGGTTATCCTTGCAGGTGTTTGATTCAGGGAACACCCAATGGAGCGTCCCAGGTGTGTATGACTATTGTCTCCTTTAATCTGTTGTCCTTAAACAACGTCACAAAAACACATGATGTGTCATGATTTCAACAGGTCACATGGGTGGAGCATTTGGAACTCGAAGAGAGTTACCTGGACCCCAAGCTCTACAACGATCTGTGCTGTAGAGGCTTTGCATTTGGAGCCAAAAGATGGGTTGCCTGCCTTGAACGATCGTGTGAAAAAAGATCTTATCATCGACCCATGTCTGATTTTGTTCACATCCAACACTTAGCCGGACAAGGTACATTATTTTTTCTATCCTATTCATCAACACATTCTAATTAAGTAGTTGCGGATGACTAACTGTTGATCTGCATATCATAACTGATCAGTATCTGACTCATGGCCGGACAGATCTATGGGATTTCGAGAAGAAATGTGTGATGATGATCTCTAAGAGGATGGTTCATGACTTCTGTTTGAACATTGGCCCTCTCTGTCGCCAACCTCACCCCTCCTCGCGTGTTCTTCCCCCCAATCAGGCAATTGTTTACTTAAAGGTCCAAAAGTCCCCCTATCGTGATAATCGAAGGGAACTTGGCGTCTTTGCAACCACCACCTTTAGTCTTCCACATTCCCCAGAGTTCGTCTTAAGAATCCTTGGAGATGAAAGTAGACATCACGAGGTACCGTACTTTACATTAACACACGCATACGCAGTCCATTCGTCATATCCCACTTTAATCTTGTTTTCACAGCTGGATGCGTCTGGGAGGATTGGCCGACTCACGGAGGCGGCATGTTACACAACTGGTGATGACCCCATGAACAAGATATCCGTTCAGGTATGTTGTTGACACACACGTTTTTTTGGGCTGACTTTGGTGTTTAACATTTGACATTTGTTGCAACAGGCCAATCAGTCGTTCCGTGATGAGCTCTTACTCCAAGAGACGAGCGTCAGCCCGTCTGGTTCACTAGTGGTGTGGTCCTTGCTTACAAATGAGCCGTTTGTTCAAGCCAGACTTGGTAAAATCCCTCAGCGTTTATCTCTAATTGGGTTATCAGGGGTTGCCATCAGCTCTAACAGCAACCAGAACACTACCACTACCAGTAGCAGTATCGGTACGGGTGGTGGTTCATTTATCACACTGGGTATACAGCAGCAGGTTCATTGCATCAAGGGACTCGGGCCAAAGTTGACTGAGGTCGTCACAAAATATATGCACGATACTGTTGACAGAATTGTAACGGTTTTGAACAACCCGAAAGGCGCAGGTATGTGAGATTGTTTTGCTATTGTTCCTTTTACCAGTATTTCCATTTATAAAAACCAACTTGATTACATATTCGAAAGATTCTTGCTCTCTGTGAGACCAACCTGTTCTATCTGAAGGTGATGGCTGTCGTAAATATTAGACATTCCTTTGGGACAGAAATTTGAATAAACCTCCTGATTCTTTCATAAAAGGAATGCTTGGAAACTTGTTTTGTTGATTCGTTTTCTTTACCTTGTGGTCTAATTCTTTCATGCAACGAATCACAGGAGTCCGTGGTTCAACCAACAAGAGGAAGCAATATGGGTGACTGCTTAGACTGGTCAATTGGTTGGGAGAACTGTTATGGTGCCGATCAATTGGCAGTGGCGGCTCAAAGATTTTGGAGGCTTCAAACGAAATCAATTTTGGGTGCCTAATTTATTAccatataaataaaagtaaaaaaaaaaaagtagcttgACTTTTGTTATTCAACAACTGATAATAAAAAAGATGcagatgttgatgcaaaaaccaaaaagatgtTACTGTAATGCAAATTTGTACTtagtccaaaatccaaacattaaacTAGTATACAGAATATTGAGACCTTAAAATTTTGGAGGCCTAAAACGATCGCCTAGTCTCATAGTAATGTTGAGCCATCTCTGTCAATTGGAGTAGCTACTTATGATTTCAGTTTGTTGTCTGCCCATTAGGCCACTTTATTTAAAATTACTTTTGGGTCAACTAGTTAGTCTCGTGTTTGCCATGTTTTGTGAACAGTTCATGAATCTATGTAGTCATGATGTCCTATCTAttccttttaaaataattttagtaGATAATTATAAAAGGTTTCTGTTAGATGATCCGTCAACTACATTTTCAAAGGTCAGCTTCCTTCAACTACGAATATGCTTGCAATTAGTATTTTTGTTGGTTTGACCCTCTAATTGAGTAAGCTTGTTACCGACAAGCCTAACCAAATAAACTTGAGATTACCAATCATTTGTTTGCGTGTTTGGTGTATGAAACACTAGCCATGCTAATAGTGGGTGTGGTGGATGGGCTTGGGTCAGTAGATGTAGTTTTTGATACAGTCACAGGTAAAAGCAGGACTAGTGACCTGATTTAAGATGTATGTGTTTGGATACAGTTTGGGTCTCTTTGACCTGCTTGACTCATGCCAACAAAAGTTAGACACACATTGTCGTTTAGCCATATATAACCCTGAGAAAACATCTGCTGCTTTGACTGGAGACTTCATCTTCCTAAAAACCCGATCTCTTAATTTTATCCCCGTCAATCTATCTTGGTCATATTTATTGTTGTACTCGTACCATATAAATAATTCAATTCTTTATAATATACCATAATTACATCGTAACTGcttattttataaagtaaaaaatgacCTGTTGTAGTTGTAAAACTTAGAAAAAGttaaacttgaaattttcatatAACAAGATGATAGAAATTTTGTCATAATACATTTTGAGTATACATTCCAAATTAACAAAAAGTCTAGCAAAAGTGCCATGGGAAATGCATTTGCGAGTGGAGCCAAAAACATTCCAAAGTTTTATATCCACGTATACACATGATGTCACAACTTTGTATATGAATAGCAATTAACCCCCATGAGTTTCTTCATTCAAACATAACACATCAAATCTCCAAGAAATCTGTGAGTAACGAACTAATTATGGCTTTCATCAGTTCAAAAATGGCGACATTCTTCATCATTTTTTGTTGGTGATTttcaaaataactaaaattttattgttatttttttttgaattttattgttatttttttttgaacggcaattttattgttatttagtTTGAGTCTTAAGAAGGAAGAAAAGAGTTTGGTGGGTCGGTGTGGCAGTTTCTTGTCAACCGTCGTGACtgggaaatgatatttgtatcaCCACTTTTAATTGGTATACCAcaatgtataacttttatagCTTACTGTACAAACCGGTAATGCatagttttgataaatttatcaaaaacagtggtacaaatatcacttcccatattGATATGGTCTTCCATTTGCTAATATCTTTTCCTAGTTATCGAAACTCAAATGCATCATATCACCTTGAAATTTCACTTATTAAACATGTgtacaaaatcaaaatcttactattgataatatattaatatagtataaagtCACTTGTAAGCTTAACGACAAACTTATAATTCTTTTTaaaccaaaatcttttattttatttgagtATATACGAGAACGGTACCGTGCGTTGTGGTGGTGATAGAGGTGATGGCATTGAtggcggggtggtgatgtaGTGCGGCGGCGATGagtgatctacctgacgggTTCCGCCCTTAGCCGTACGAGTTTCATCTTAGGAAtcaaaaattcgtcgaaagtatattgaatgaacactttaatgaaagagcatgcaattttaagaacacccataaaagttttataatttatcgatgtacggtttttaagataaaagattttgaatgaattaaaataataaaatagagagtaaaaaaatgattagttgagatttgagaaaatAAAGAGAGTATTATAGTCATTTTAGgcaaatatagaatagataagaGAGACATTTTGAggaagtaaatattgaaacttaaaatcaatattaaaattttaaattcaatGTTGAATATCAAACatgaatttgttttattatacgAAGAGATGGATACCCGCGTGATGCGACAgcggtggcggcaacgggtggtgatggtggttattaatctaaaagattaaaagtaattgatgtaaatggtatggtagttattttatggttaagggtGTAACTtatgtaaataatttttttaagagtattatatagatattcggtgaaaatatatttaaattaatgaataaaggagatgtatagtttggataaatatgattggaaaatattttaggatATATAAGGTAGATTTAGACATTTAGTGTGTGACTTAGAAATGTGttaaaaaataagattattttaaatattttaaaggtagagagttgaaaataGGAGATGTTAGTTTATTTGATAATAAAGTATAGATACTATACATATTAGATAAAGCACATATTCTTCATCAAATGATTCAGTTTGTGACTTTTTTACATTTCCTTTACTTACaccaaatttaattttttttagtattaagtAAGTATAACCATTTTTCGTGTTGATAGTTTGACTttactaaatatttataaattgtttatatttattattcatctatatagatatacaaaACACGTTAGAGACTACGAGAGATAGTgtccgcgtgttgcggcggtcaGATGGTGGGGTGGTAGGTAATAAGAGGTGATACGACATAGAGTttaatagccaaatgccttagtcgtatgcccttgaatttaaaaattcgtcgaaagtatatcgaatgacatctctaatgaaagataacgaaattttaagaacactcatacaatttttataatttatcgatgtacggtccttaagataaaagatttcaaatgaattagatgaataaaatgatttatggagaagagagaaaaaaaatgagtggttgagatttgaggagagagaaaaaaatgagggGTTTAGATTTAAGagtactagcattgtacccgcgcgatgcagcgacGGTTTGGTCATGACGACAACTGGTGGTGATGACGGCGGTCGTGGTGGTGACGAActattgttggtggtggatgtAAGTAATTGATGCAAAGAtatagtggagatattttaaaagataagatattgatgatgtaaattaattaatcaagggTAAAGTGGTAGTTTtgcatctaacacttttatgagagagaatgtgataattattataagatagtatagatattatgtatattaggtagagatgtttaaattagtgaataaagaaaaatggTAATTTAGGTCattcaaatcatttaaaaaaaaatggaaatgtattatagatatagatattgctAAATGTTAGGGAGTAATATCGAATTTTCCTACCAACCATTGACATAGACAACTAGAACAATACCCGTGCGTAGCTCGGGTTACACTTAATTATGAGGTAcgcttttcttttatttgcatATTTTTAGTTGTCTTATCACCGATGAATAATTATGATCTGTATACTAccataaaatcaactcaaacctcattagtttatttatatatactccTGTATAAAAACTATTCACTCTCCTTAAATTAGAAAGTGTTACTCAAATGttacatacaaaattactaaattgTCCTTAATAAACATTCACTAtagaaagagtttttataaattacta includes these proteins:
- the LOC122579035 gene encoding MLP-like protein 423 encodes the protein MATIGKLEVEVKVKSGADKFWKTILESTDIFPKVCADLYKSVQILEGDGKSVGSIRLVNFAEGSPIVKSAKEKIEEFDEANKKVAYSVIDGDMMQYYKSFKASLEVIPEEEGSLVKWACEFEKASEEVPNPDMIRDFAAKNFKDIDDYLLKA